In Archocentrus centrarchus isolate MPI-CPG fArcCen1 chromosome 1, fArcCen1, whole genome shotgun sequence, the following proteins share a genomic window:
- the LOC115780797 gene encoding uncharacterized protein LOC115780797 isoform X1, which translates to MGIISCTYGLPADVFELVCSQSKDRTGPTMGQRGAEAALLVCLFTSSVVQGHNGWSVTYTSTQICALQGSNSGHRLQIHIPIQNKWDVTVVEKVVWFTKKKVMNLWDLRTEAEFAGRVQYHFDKTDCTLRITDLRESDSAEYKFRFITNQPGGKYAGSPGVTLAVTVLQVQVIKTWPILYPTWRQVTCQSSCVPDPHSTSGTRMNSTFTNKCLLLKNTLVYRRISCAVKGYEKFPSPSVCVDGSNCNTVAYTSRSICALKGSSVDISCTYSHRDPVESAFWFSAERIHQRQHGSQHEDLRNDSQYAGRVDVIERERGRSTLRIRDLRESDAAQYNFKLKTYWFEWKNSFPGTTLTVTALQVKVSRIIAVPSVSY; encoded by the exons ATGGGCATAATTTCTTGTACATATGGTTTACCTGCTGATGTGTTTGAACTTGTCTGCAGCCAAAGCAAAGACAGGACGGGTCCAACCATGGGTCAGAGAGGAGCAGAAGCTGCACTTCTTGTCTGTCTTTTTACTTCATCAG TGGTGCAGGGCCACAATGGCTGGTCAGTGACTTACACTTCTACTCAGATCTGTGCCTTACAAGGATCAAACAGTGGACATAGGCTGCAGATACACATACCCATCCAAAATAAATGGGATGTGACTGTCGTTGAAAAAGTTGTTTGGTTTACTAAAAAGAAGGTGATGAACCTGTGGGATCTGAGGACAGAGGCAGAGTTTGCAGGTCGTGTTCAATATCACTTTGATAAAACAGACTGCACTCTGAGAATCACAGACCTGAGAGAGAGCGACTCAGCTGAGTACAAGTTCAGATTCATAACAAACCAACCAGGAGGGAAATATGCTGGCTCACCTGGAGTGACTCTGGCTGTCACAG ttctcCAGGTACAAGTGATAAAAACTTGGCCAATCTTGTATCCTACCTGGAGACAGGTGACATGTCAGAGCAGTTGTGTACCTGATCCTCATTCTACATCTGGTACCAGAATGAACTCAACATTCACAAACAAGTGTCTTCTTttgaaaaatactttggtatacagacgCATTTCCTGTGCTGTAAAAGGATACGAGAAGTTTCCCTCTCCTTCAGTGT GTGTCGATGGTTCAAACTGTAACACAGTGGCGTACACCAGCAGAAGCATCTGTGCCCTCAAAGGTTCATCAGTGGACATTTCTTGCACATACAGTCACAGAGATCCTGTTGAGTCAGCATTCTGGTTCAGTGCTGAACGTATTCATCAGAGGCAGCATGGCTCACAACATGAGGACCTTAGAAACGACTCCCAGTATGCAGGTCGTGTTGATGTCattgaaagagaaagaggacGCTCCACTCTGAGAATCAGAGACCTCAGAGAGAGCGATGCAGCCCAGTATAACTTCAAACTCAAAACATACTGGTTTGAGTGGAAGAACAGTTTTCCTGGAACAACTCTGACTGTCACAG ctctgcaggtgaaggtgagCAGAATAATAGCAGTCCCATCAGTCTCATACTGA
- the LOC115780797 gene encoding uncharacterized protein LOC115780797 isoform X2 → MWTAPSATQSKDRTGPTMGQRGAEAALLVCLFTSSVVQGHNGWSVTYTSTQICALQGSNSGHRLQIHIPIQNKWDVTVVEKVVWFTKKKVMNLWDLRTEAEFAGRVQYHFDKTDCTLRITDLRESDSAEYKFRFITNQPGGKYAGSPGVTLAVTVLQVQVIKTWPILYPTWRQVTCQSSCVPDPHSTSGTRMNSTFTNKCLLLKNTLVYRRISCAVKGYEKFPSPSVCVDGSNCNTVAYTSRSICALKGSSVDISCTYSHRDPVESAFWFSAERIHQRQHGSQHEDLRNDSQYAGRVDVIERERGRSTLRIRDLRESDAAQYNFKLKTYWFEWKNSFPGTTLTVTALQVKVSRIIAVPSVSY, encoded by the exons ATGTGGACAGCACCGTCAGCTAC CCAAAGCAAAGACAGGACGGGTCCAACCATGGGTCAGAGAGGAGCAGAAGCTGCACTTCTTGTCTGTCTTTTTACTTCATCAG TGGTGCAGGGCCACAATGGCTGGTCAGTGACTTACACTTCTACTCAGATCTGTGCCTTACAAGGATCAAACAGTGGACATAGGCTGCAGATACACATACCCATCCAAAATAAATGGGATGTGACTGTCGTTGAAAAAGTTGTTTGGTTTACTAAAAAGAAGGTGATGAACCTGTGGGATCTGAGGACAGAGGCAGAGTTTGCAGGTCGTGTTCAATATCACTTTGATAAAACAGACTGCACTCTGAGAATCACAGACCTGAGAGAGAGCGACTCAGCTGAGTACAAGTTCAGATTCATAACAAACCAACCAGGAGGGAAATATGCTGGCTCACCTGGAGTGACTCTGGCTGTCACAG ttctcCAGGTACAAGTGATAAAAACTTGGCCAATCTTGTATCCTACCTGGAGACAGGTGACATGTCAGAGCAGTTGTGTACCTGATCCTCATTCTACATCTGGTACCAGAATGAACTCAACATTCACAAACAAGTGTCTTCTTttgaaaaatactttggtatacagacgCATTTCCTGTGCTGTAAAAGGATACGAGAAGTTTCCCTCTCCTTCAGTGT GTGTCGATGGTTCAAACTGTAACACAGTGGCGTACACCAGCAGAAGCATCTGTGCCCTCAAAGGTTCATCAGTGGACATTTCTTGCACATACAGTCACAGAGATCCTGTTGAGTCAGCATTCTGGTTCAGTGCTGAACGTATTCATCAGAGGCAGCATGGCTCACAACATGAGGACCTTAGAAACGACTCCCAGTATGCAGGTCGTGTTGATGTCattgaaagagaaagaggacGCTCCACTCTGAGAATCAGAGACCTCAGAGAGAGCGATGCAGCCCAGTATAACTTCAAACTCAAAACATACTGGTTTGAGTGGAAGAACAGTTTTCCTGGAACAACTCTGACTGTCACAG ctctgcaggtgaaggtgagCAGAATAATAGCAGTCCCATCAGTCTCATACTGA
- the arhgap19 gene encoding rho GTPase-activating protein 19 isoform X1, translated as MATGRAPDENTQNRSTVYSMVINHEESPGASHAGRPPVIFNPDFFVEKLRHENPDVFLELVLSNITRLIDLPGTEFAQLLGEDSPKTPTGGNGGFFRSFNFLKRKDKGLVFGTCLTESCVAQMYKLIEYLSKNLHVEGLFRVPGNSVRQQALKELLNSGADFSLDSGDFHPNDAATLLKTFLGELPEPLLTHRHFHAHLKIADMTLFDEQGNKTTIPNKERQVESLQLLFLLLPQANRSLLKLLLDLLYHTAKQQDKNKMSAFNLALMFAPHVLWPRHMTAGDLKDNLKKLNNSMAFLIKHSQKLFRAPVYLRDYARMHFIGTKALQTKDDLELLAASSSPAQRAVLPLKRTAAPGPSSQEQCQSPANQYTEEALKELFRHVHHNMPDSAKKKKLVRQLVKQTTSGTPANDNSQVPPAPSKKHPRSRSFGGLIKRRARGEQLTAERRVRHISPDALTRTGRKPDKENVLQTVNSPLNGPVLGKAGLVVKNPDFAFHKDKALKVSKQDSPSVSKMCCSPPQEIL; from the exons ATGGCTACGGGTAGAGCTCCcgatgaaaacacacaaaatagaaG TACAGTGTACAGTATGGTGATCAACCATGAGGAATCTCCTGGGGCCTCTCATGCTGGCCGACCACCAGTCATCTTCAACCCGGATTTTTTTGTGGAGAAACTCCGCCATGAGAACCCAGATGTTTTCCTGGAACTGGTGCTTAGTAACATTACTCGACTTATTGACCTTCCTGGGACAGAGTTTGCACAGCTTCTGGGTGAGGACAGCCCCAAGACCCCAACAGGTGGAAATGGAGGATTTTTCCGTTCTTTCAACTTTCTTAAACGCAAAG ATAAAGGCCTTGTGTTTGGAACCTGTCTGACAGAAAGCTGTGTTGCCCAGATGTACAAGCTTATTGAATACCTCAGCAAAA ATCTGCATGTTGAAGGATTGTTTCGGGTTCCTGGGAATAGCGTTCGGCAGCAGGCGCTGAAGGAGCTCCTCAACAGCGGGGCTGATTTCAGCCTGGACTCTGGGGACTTTCACCCCAACGATGCGGCGACGCTGCTGAAGACTTTCCTGGGAGAGCTGCCAGAGCCCCTgctgacacacagacacttcCATGCTCACCTCAAAATAGCTG ACATGACTCTGTTTGATGAACAAGGCAACAAGACTACAATACCCAACAAGGAGCGTCAGGTTGAGTCCCTGCAGCTTCTCTTCCTGCTTTTACCTCAGGCCAACCGCTCACTGCTAAAACTGCTCCTGGATCTGCTCTACCACACTGCCAAGCAGCAGGACAAGAACAAGATGTCTGCCTTCAACCTGGCCCTCATGTTTGCCCCACACGTCCTCTGGCCCAGACAT ATGACAGCTGGTGACCTTAAAGACAATCTGAAGAAACTgaacaacagcatggcttttcTCATCAAACATTCACAGAAACTCTTCAGG GCTCCGGTCTACCTACGGGATTATGCTAGAATGCACTTCATTGGGACCAAGGCTCTGCAGACTAAG GATGATCTGGAGCTTCTGGCAGCAAGCAGCTCTCCTGCTCAGCGTGCAGTACTGCCTCTGAAGAGGACGGCTGCCCCGGGCCCCAGCTCTCAGGAGCAGTGTCAGTCACCAGCCAACCAATACACAGAGGAGGCCTTGAAGGAGCTCTTCAGACACGTCCACCACAACATGCCAGACtctgccaagaagaagaaacttgTCAGACAG TTAGTCAAACAGACAACCTCAGGGACGCCTGCTAATGACAACAGTCAGGTCCCTCCAGCTCCCAGCAAGAAACACCCCCGTTCCCGCTCCTTTGGTGGTCTCATCAAG CGCAGGGCTCGAGGGGAGCAGCTGACAGCCGAGAGACGAGTCCGACACATCTCCCCCGACGCCCTCACCAGAACCGGAAGGAAACCTGACAAAGAGAACGTGTTACAAACG gtgaacAGCCCTTTGAATGGTCCTGTGTTGGGAAAAGCAGGACTGGTAGTAAAAAACCCAGATTTTGCTTTTCACAAGGACAAAGCTTTGAAAGTTTCCAAG caggactctcCCTCAGTGTCCAAGATGTGCTGCTCTCCTCCTCAGGAGATCCTGTAA
- the arhgap19 gene encoding rho GTPase-activating protein 19 isoform X2, translated as MATGRAPDENTQNRSTVYSMVINHEESPGASHAGRPPVIFNPDFFVEKLRHENPDVFLELVLSNITRLIDLPGTEFAQLLGEDSPKTPTGGNGGFFRSFNFLKRKDKGLVFGTCLTESCVAQMYKLIEYLSKNLHVEGLFRVPGNSVRQQALKELLNSGADFSLDSGDFHPNDAATLLKTFLGELPEPLLTHRHFHAHLKIADMTLFDEQGNKTTIPNKERQVESLQLLFLLLPQANRSLLKLLLDLLYHTAKQQDKNKMSAFNLALMFAPHVLWPRHMTAGDLKDNLKKLNNSMAFLIKHSQKLFRAPVYLRDYARMHFIGTKALQTKDDLELLAASSSPAQRAVLPLKRTAAPGPSSQEQCQSPANQYTEEALKELFRHVHHNMPDSAKKKKLVRQLVKQTTSGTPANDNSQVPPAPSKKHPRSRSFGGLIKRRARGEQLTAERRVRHISPDALTRTGRKPDKENVLQTVNSPLNGPVLGKAGLVVKNPDFAFHKDKALKVSKDSPSVSKMCCSPPQEIL; from the exons ATGGCTACGGGTAGAGCTCCcgatgaaaacacacaaaatagaaG TACAGTGTACAGTATGGTGATCAACCATGAGGAATCTCCTGGGGCCTCTCATGCTGGCCGACCACCAGTCATCTTCAACCCGGATTTTTTTGTGGAGAAACTCCGCCATGAGAACCCAGATGTTTTCCTGGAACTGGTGCTTAGTAACATTACTCGACTTATTGACCTTCCTGGGACAGAGTTTGCACAGCTTCTGGGTGAGGACAGCCCCAAGACCCCAACAGGTGGAAATGGAGGATTTTTCCGTTCTTTCAACTTTCTTAAACGCAAAG ATAAAGGCCTTGTGTTTGGAACCTGTCTGACAGAAAGCTGTGTTGCCCAGATGTACAAGCTTATTGAATACCTCAGCAAAA ATCTGCATGTTGAAGGATTGTTTCGGGTTCCTGGGAATAGCGTTCGGCAGCAGGCGCTGAAGGAGCTCCTCAACAGCGGGGCTGATTTCAGCCTGGACTCTGGGGACTTTCACCCCAACGATGCGGCGACGCTGCTGAAGACTTTCCTGGGAGAGCTGCCAGAGCCCCTgctgacacacagacacttcCATGCTCACCTCAAAATAGCTG ACATGACTCTGTTTGATGAACAAGGCAACAAGACTACAATACCCAACAAGGAGCGTCAGGTTGAGTCCCTGCAGCTTCTCTTCCTGCTTTTACCTCAGGCCAACCGCTCACTGCTAAAACTGCTCCTGGATCTGCTCTACCACACTGCCAAGCAGCAGGACAAGAACAAGATGTCTGCCTTCAACCTGGCCCTCATGTTTGCCCCACACGTCCTCTGGCCCAGACAT ATGACAGCTGGTGACCTTAAAGACAATCTGAAGAAACTgaacaacagcatggcttttcTCATCAAACATTCACAGAAACTCTTCAGG GCTCCGGTCTACCTACGGGATTATGCTAGAATGCACTTCATTGGGACCAAGGCTCTGCAGACTAAG GATGATCTGGAGCTTCTGGCAGCAAGCAGCTCTCCTGCTCAGCGTGCAGTACTGCCTCTGAAGAGGACGGCTGCCCCGGGCCCCAGCTCTCAGGAGCAGTGTCAGTCACCAGCCAACCAATACACAGAGGAGGCCTTGAAGGAGCTCTTCAGACACGTCCACCACAACATGCCAGACtctgccaagaagaagaaacttgTCAGACAG TTAGTCAAACAGACAACCTCAGGGACGCCTGCTAATGACAACAGTCAGGTCCCTCCAGCTCCCAGCAAGAAACACCCCCGTTCCCGCTCCTTTGGTGGTCTCATCAAG CGCAGGGCTCGAGGGGAGCAGCTGACAGCCGAGAGACGAGTCCGACACATCTCCCCCGACGCCCTCACCAGAACCGGAAGGAAACCTGACAAAGAGAACGTGTTACAAACG gtgaacAGCCCTTTGAATGGTCCTGTGTTGGGAAAAGCAGGACTGGTAGTAAAAAACCCAGATTTTGCTTTTCACAAGGACAAAGCTTTGAAAGTTTCCAAG gactctcCCTCAGTGTCCAAGATGTGCTGCTCTCCTCCTCAGGAGATCCTGTAA
- the arhgap19 gene encoding rho GTPase-activating protein 19 isoform X4: MATGRAPDENTQNRSTVYSMVINHEESPGASHAGRPPVIFNPDFFVEKLRHENPDVFLELVLSNITRLIDLPGTEFAQLLGEDSPKTPTGGNGGFFRSFNFLKRKDKGLVFGTCLTESCVAQMYKLIEYLSKNLHVEGLFRVPGNSVRQQALKELLNSGADFSLDSGDFHPNDAATLLKTFLGELPEPLLTHRHFHAHLKIADMTLFDEQGNKTTIPNKERQVESLQLLFLLLPQANRSLLKLLLDLLYHTAKQQDKNKMSAFNLALMFAPHVLWPRHMTAGDLKDNLKKLNNSMAFLIKHSQKLFRAPVYLRDYARMHFIGTKALQTKDDLELLAASSSPAQRAVLPLKRTAAPGPSSQEQCQSPANQYTEEALKELFRHVHHNMPDSAKKKKLVRQLVKQTTSGTPANDNSQVPPAPSKKHPRSRSFGGLIKRRARGEQLTAERRVRHISPDALTRTGRKPDKENVLQTDSPSVSKMCCSPPQEIL, translated from the exons ATGGCTACGGGTAGAGCTCCcgatgaaaacacacaaaatagaaG TACAGTGTACAGTATGGTGATCAACCATGAGGAATCTCCTGGGGCCTCTCATGCTGGCCGACCACCAGTCATCTTCAACCCGGATTTTTTTGTGGAGAAACTCCGCCATGAGAACCCAGATGTTTTCCTGGAACTGGTGCTTAGTAACATTACTCGACTTATTGACCTTCCTGGGACAGAGTTTGCACAGCTTCTGGGTGAGGACAGCCCCAAGACCCCAACAGGTGGAAATGGAGGATTTTTCCGTTCTTTCAACTTTCTTAAACGCAAAG ATAAAGGCCTTGTGTTTGGAACCTGTCTGACAGAAAGCTGTGTTGCCCAGATGTACAAGCTTATTGAATACCTCAGCAAAA ATCTGCATGTTGAAGGATTGTTTCGGGTTCCTGGGAATAGCGTTCGGCAGCAGGCGCTGAAGGAGCTCCTCAACAGCGGGGCTGATTTCAGCCTGGACTCTGGGGACTTTCACCCCAACGATGCGGCGACGCTGCTGAAGACTTTCCTGGGAGAGCTGCCAGAGCCCCTgctgacacacagacacttcCATGCTCACCTCAAAATAGCTG ACATGACTCTGTTTGATGAACAAGGCAACAAGACTACAATACCCAACAAGGAGCGTCAGGTTGAGTCCCTGCAGCTTCTCTTCCTGCTTTTACCTCAGGCCAACCGCTCACTGCTAAAACTGCTCCTGGATCTGCTCTACCACACTGCCAAGCAGCAGGACAAGAACAAGATGTCTGCCTTCAACCTGGCCCTCATGTTTGCCCCACACGTCCTCTGGCCCAGACAT ATGACAGCTGGTGACCTTAAAGACAATCTGAAGAAACTgaacaacagcatggcttttcTCATCAAACATTCACAGAAACTCTTCAGG GCTCCGGTCTACCTACGGGATTATGCTAGAATGCACTTCATTGGGACCAAGGCTCTGCAGACTAAG GATGATCTGGAGCTTCTGGCAGCAAGCAGCTCTCCTGCTCAGCGTGCAGTACTGCCTCTGAAGAGGACGGCTGCCCCGGGCCCCAGCTCTCAGGAGCAGTGTCAGTCACCAGCCAACCAATACACAGAGGAGGCCTTGAAGGAGCTCTTCAGACACGTCCACCACAACATGCCAGACtctgccaagaagaagaaacttgTCAGACAG TTAGTCAAACAGACAACCTCAGGGACGCCTGCTAATGACAACAGTCAGGTCCCTCCAGCTCCCAGCAAGAAACACCCCCGTTCCCGCTCCTTTGGTGGTCTCATCAAG CGCAGGGCTCGAGGGGAGCAGCTGACAGCCGAGAGACGAGTCCGACACATCTCCCCCGACGCCCTCACCAGAACCGGAAGGAAACCTGACAAAGAGAACGTGTTACAAACG gactctcCCTCAGTGTCCAAGATGTGCTGCTCTCCTCCTCAGGAGATCCTGTAA
- the arhgap19 gene encoding rho GTPase-activating protein 19 isoform X3: MATGRAPDENTQNRSTVYSMVINHEESPGASHAGRPPVIFNPDFFVEKLRHENPDVFLELVLSNITRLIDLPGTEFAQLLGEDSPKTPTGGNGGFFRSFNFLKRKDKGLVFGTCLTESCVAQMYKLIEYLSKNLHVEGLFRVPGNSVRQQALKELLNSGADFSLDSGDFHPNDAATLLKTFLGELPEPLLTHRHFHAHLKIADMTLFDEQGNKTTIPNKERQVESLQLLFLLLPQANRSLLKLLLDLLYHTAKQQDKNKMSAFNLALMFAPHVLWPRHMTAGDLKDNLKKLNNSMAFLIKHSQKLFRAPVYLRDYARMHFIGTKALQTKDDLELLAASSSPAQRAVLPLKRTAAPGPSSQEQCQSPANQYTEEALKELFRHVHHNMPDSAKKKKLLVKQTTSGTPANDNSQVPPAPSKKHPRSRSFGGLIKRRARGEQLTAERRVRHISPDALTRTGRKPDKENVLQTVNSPLNGPVLGKAGLVVKNPDFAFHKDKALKVSKQDSPSVSKMCCSPPQEIL, from the exons ATGGCTACGGGTAGAGCTCCcgatgaaaacacacaaaatagaaG TACAGTGTACAGTATGGTGATCAACCATGAGGAATCTCCTGGGGCCTCTCATGCTGGCCGACCACCAGTCATCTTCAACCCGGATTTTTTTGTGGAGAAACTCCGCCATGAGAACCCAGATGTTTTCCTGGAACTGGTGCTTAGTAACATTACTCGACTTATTGACCTTCCTGGGACAGAGTTTGCACAGCTTCTGGGTGAGGACAGCCCCAAGACCCCAACAGGTGGAAATGGAGGATTTTTCCGTTCTTTCAACTTTCTTAAACGCAAAG ATAAAGGCCTTGTGTTTGGAACCTGTCTGACAGAAAGCTGTGTTGCCCAGATGTACAAGCTTATTGAATACCTCAGCAAAA ATCTGCATGTTGAAGGATTGTTTCGGGTTCCTGGGAATAGCGTTCGGCAGCAGGCGCTGAAGGAGCTCCTCAACAGCGGGGCTGATTTCAGCCTGGACTCTGGGGACTTTCACCCCAACGATGCGGCGACGCTGCTGAAGACTTTCCTGGGAGAGCTGCCAGAGCCCCTgctgacacacagacacttcCATGCTCACCTCAAAATAGCTG ACATGACTCTGTTTGATGAACAAGGCAACAAGACTACAATACCCAACAAGGAGCGTCAGGTTGAGTCCCTGCAGCTTCTCTTCCTGCTTTTACCTCAGGCCAACCGCTCACTGCTAAAACTGCTCCTGGATCTGCTCTACCACACTGCCAAGCAGCAGGACAAGAACAAGATGTCTGCCTTCAACCTGGCCCTCATGTTTGCCCCACACGTCCTCTGGCCCAGACAT ATGACAGCTGGTGACCTTAAAGACAATCTGAAGAAACTgaacaacagcatggcttttcTCATCAAACATTCACAGAAACTCTTCAGG GCTCCGGTCTACCTACGGGATTATGCTAGAATGCACTTCATTGGGACCAAGGCTCTGCAGACTAAG GATGATCTGGAGCTTCTGGCAGCAAGCAGCTCTCCTGCTCAGCGTGCAGTACTGCCTCTGAAGAGGACGGCTGCCCCGGGCCCCAGCTCTCAGGAGCAGTGTCAGTCACCAGCCAACCAATACACAGAGGAGGCCTTGAAGGAGCTCTTCAGACACGTCCACCACAACATGCCAGACtctgccaagaagaagaaactt TTAGTCAAACAGACAACCTCAGGGACGCCTGCTAATGACAACAGTCAGGTCCCTCCAGCTCCCAGCAAGAAACACCCCCGTTCCCGCTCCTTTGGTGGTCTCATCAAG CGCAGGGCTCGAGGGGAGCAGCTGACAGCCGAGAGACGAGTCCGACACATCTCCCCCGACGCCCTCACCAGAACCGGAAGGAAACCTGACAAAGAGAACGTGTTACAAACG gtgaacAGCCCTTTGAATGGTCCTGTGTTGGGAAAAGCAGGACTGGTAGTAAAAAACCCAGATTTTGCTTTTCACAAGGACAAAGCTTTGAAAGTTTCCAAG caggactctcCCTCAGTGTCCAAGATGTGCTGCTCTCCTCCTCAGGAGATCCTGTAA